From Rhododendron vialii isolate Sample 1 chromosome 7a, ASM3025357v1:
ACGTCTAATCGGAAGCCAGTGGGCTCTGCTGAGCAGCCTGTAGAAAAGGTTAGTTTCATATGTGCATGAGGTAATGTGGATAGACTGCGTAATACCACTTTTTCTTGTCTTGATCAGAAACAAGCTCTGATTCTTCAACTAATCTCTAGGGTGTGATTGAGAGCGTTGCAACTGAAGGGCTGCCTCCAGGGTGGCTACAGGAAACGGTCAGGATCTCTTCTTCAATACTTTGATCCCATTTCAATTCTGTTTTTCATTATtccgtctctccctctctcctttgGAACACATAATGTTGGTGTATATAGTGCATCTTCACAATCTTCTTTGGGTTGTGGTATGTGGAGCTTTTGAGTCGTACACTTGTCCGACTCTATATGAATCTTGATGGAGATCAATTTCTTGCAGTACTACACGGATCCTGCAAGTGGATATGTACTTTTCTCCCTGGAAGACGCTTTGCGCTATCTGGAAACTGGAGATTTTGATAAGTGCACTGTCAAACCGAAGAAGAGGGACAAGCTAGGGTTTTTTAATGAAGATACTTCTGTAAGTGTTTATCTTACTTGCTGGCCCAACTAATCCTTCGTTCGTTTATTTTTGGTGGTTGTCATTTTCTCTTCCTGGTCGAACGTAATTTCAATCTTGAACTGAACCTCCATAGATTGTCCTGTTTGTCGATTTTGTGGCACATTCAGGGATGCAATTATTTTACTTAAGAAGGATATGTAGCTAACAACTTATGTTTATCACGTGTGATGTCATTGTCTGTGTTTGCATTTTGCAAAGTGTGTTCCTGACATCTTCAAGTTGTGCATTTGACTTCTTGTGTTAGTGGATTTATAGCGTCTTATTAGCAGTCGATATCAAATACTTGATGTTGTTTATCATCCGAAAGAATAATGTGCCATTTTGTGATAGTATGACGTGTTAGAACAAAGTTATGTTTGAACAGTTAAATCTGCAACATGTTTGGAGTGATTTCCACGAAAATCTCCATCTATATCTGCCTAAGGTTATTGGAAAAAGAAGCTTCTTTCGGTAGCACCTTTACAAAGTCTACGTTCACTTAAGCCGATATGTATGTGAGCGTTACTTTAAAGAATCAACTTAGGCCAATTTTACTTATTATGTCCGTTAGGATTTAGTGCTTCATTTGTGACTCGGCTAACACATGTTACTGATATTCTTAGTAAATGTGGTTTTTTTTCCAGCCTAACGTGAGTGAATTGATTAGAGTAAAAAACTCTTTGAAGCAAGAGGGATCTCAAAATGGGGCAACTCCAAGGGCTACAAGGCATGTGACGAAACAGAGGGAGATGGGCTTCAGCGAAGTGTCTATAGAAAAGGTTGGATCATAATATATCCCTAGCTGACGGATTGCATTTTATTACACATCCTTAATCAGAGATCTAAGTATGTTTCTTTAAGTAATGTGTAATTAGACATTTGATAATTGAACTTTGATTATTTGATGTTGGTAAATTGCATATTTTCAGTCAAACATGGTTGAAATAACTGGAGGCCTAACCTCACTGAAGCAAGAGGGATCTCAAAATGTGAAAACTCCGAAGAGTACAAGTCGCTTGTCCAAACAGAAGATAAATGGCCATAGCAAGCATTCTATAGAAAATGTAGGTTTCTATGTTCCACATAATTctcaacttgatttttgaagTATTGCATGTCGTTACAGTGGATCTGATTCTGCAAGTGATGTCTAGGAAATGATTGAGAGGGTCACACCTGACGGGCTACCTCCAGAGTGGATAAAAGAAGTCAGAATTCAAAAGAAAGCAAACGGAACTAGAAAAGACACGGTCTGAATTTTCTCTTCCATACTTTTCAATTCACTTTCTCtgtgtcttttattttggtGAGCAAGTTtaaatgttctctctctctctctctctctctctctctccccacacaGATGTACACACAATTTATTCGTATAGATATTGCATCTTCATTATTTACACATTTTTGTTTGGATGCGTTACCGATAAGTTGGAGATTTTGAGATCTGTACGCAGTTGTATCCATGTGTTATTCTAATGGAGATTTTATTTATACAGTACTACACAGATCCAGTAAGTGGGTATGTGTTCTTGTCCCAGAAAGACGCGTTGCGCTATTTGAAATCGGGAGACATTCGTACGTGCGCTAAGAGGCCAAAGAAAAGGGATGAGCTTGGATTCTTAAATGAAGCCAGTTCTGTAAGTGTATGTCTTGCTTTGTTTCCCATCTAACAGTGGTTTTGTTATAATTCAGTTTTAGATTTTCTCAGTCAGTAGTATTGTGGTTTTTGGTGTATTGTATAGCAGGTTCAGTTAAATAGTGATAAACTAGAGGATGATTAGTGGTGTGTGAATATCTCGTGCGACTCAAACATGTTGCAAAGAACAGATAAATTAACAATGGTCACCTCACCTAATTGCTCTGAACGAAGATTAGATTGTTAATATGGAAAATACAGTTGCAAAACTCACTTGTATTGTGAAATGAGAATCGACTCTGACACTCTGCTATTAGGATCAAAGTTGTTATGCCCAAGTTGGTTTTcatatttgtattttcttttcccaacTCCAACTGCTGAAATGGGACACGCTTGTTGGTTTTACCCTTCATGGAAACAATTACCATATCAATGTTGTTACCCATGTATTATTCGGTTTTGCTTACTTCTAAATTCTGCCCTCAATGAGTCATCACTTCAAATGGAAGAAAAGCTCTCATCTATGAGAATCTCTTTGCAATTTTCTGTTCTGTCTATAGCTTCCATCTGTAGCTGCCACCCAGAAGATAGGGAACCATACTCCAAAAAGACGACTTTTCGCAGGTGAGAGATTATCTAGTGATACTCATTCTTGTATTTTAACCTGCACCAAGTCAGACCAAGTGAAAGATGGGATGAGTAAATTAAGAAATATTCACTCCGTTGCTTCTGAGGAAGAATTCACTGCTGCAGGTACAGAAAACGACGACACGAGAATCTTAGAAACAGCAGATGCTGGAGGACCACGAAAGAGGCAACGGATTCTTGAAGGAGAACTGTCTCCTGGTAAAGTTTGAATAAGTTAAATATTGGATGAGTAACCAAAACAAATTCACTTTTTTGCTTCTGAGGAAGAGTTTACTGCTGCAGGTACACAAAACAGGTTCTCGAGAAGCTTAGAAACAGCAGATGCTGGGGGGCCGCAGAAAAGGCAATGCACTCGTAAAGAAAAACTTTCACCTGGTAATGCAATTGAGGAGGGTGCTGACAAAAAGGAAAGCTATGATCCTACCAGCTCACCTCCGCCAATAACCAAAGGCTCTAAGAGGAAACAAGGCAAGAGAGTTCGTACTGGAAATTCGACTGTTTCCAAGAAGAAAGATAAAAGCACTAATTCCGAGGCGACAAATAAAAGcaatagaaaattagagactGGTGCTAGCAGATCCAAGAGGAAAAAGGCAGTTGGTGTGCCAAGTAGGTCTTCCTCACGACTCATGCGGCCCAAGTCTAAGATGGTCAAGTCTCTTGAATTTGCCCAAGAGGGGGAGCGTCTAAGGGCCGAGGCCGAGAGGACCAGGGCCGAGGGAGAAGAGCTTGTGAGGGAGACCGAGGCGGCCGAGAGAGCTCAGGTTGACGTGGCGTGGGCTCGGGAGTCGGCTATGGCGCAGGCCAAGGCAAGGGCGCAGGTGACACGCGCTAAGTTTGTAGCGGAGACATACACGCCACCAGAGTCGCACGTTTTTGTCCCGTCGGGCTTTGTGCGCTACGTGCCGCATCGAGAGGACTACAATCCTGAGTTGGTGCTGAGGGACCCCGAGGTGCACCTTTCGACGACTTGGTCTGAGGTATTACTTCAATACATGTTTTATGCTCCATTTGAAACATTACATTTGGGTAAACTTGCGTTAAACTGGCCCACTTGTATCGCACGTAACTTGAACCATCAAACAAATTGAATTCGAACCCGACCTGATAATTAGAACCGAAAAATGATGTGGAGCACCTTGAATTGCCCGCAGAACACCTCAACTTGGAAATTTAAATCAACTGATAGGACGCCTTGATTTTGAATGTTAAATTATTTCCATTGATTGTATTGCTTCTTGTACTTTAATTGCCTATGTACTAACGCATTCCCTTTTGCTTCTTGTTGTCTTGAACAGAGGAGGGTAGCCACCTCGCGCGGGCATGGAGGAGCAGCAAACTCGCTTGCGCTATACAGAGGATTGCCCGAGAGGGTTAGGCGGTTGGTAGATGAGGCAGGGTTTGGTCAGTTCATCCCAACATTGATGCAAACGAAGAATGACCACGCTGTTCTCACTGCACTAGCGGAGAGGTGGCAAGACACATCCAACACCTTTCACTTTCCGgtaggggagatgacggtgactccgttAGACTTCGCGGCCATCACTGGCCTGAGGGTTGGAGGCGAGCCTATCCCATTCGACACGGGGATTTATAGAGACGAGGCAGCCCTAAGGTGGTTCCTGGGACGGGTGCCTGACCGGGATGGGGAAATGGTGAAGTATGAGCAATTCAGGGAGTACTTGAAGAAGATCCCGACTACGCAGCAGGAGGAGGAGCAGATGGCAAGGGCCTACTTGTTATACTTGTTCGGTGCTTCTTTGTACCCGAACAGGCGCAGCAAGGTGCACTTGTCTTACCTACCAGCTTTGCGGGACCTTAGCACGGCCTCacggtttgactggggaggagcagctctagGCACGTGCTACGGCTTCATGGGAGACTTCACGAGGATCAAGAAAGCAGTggccggctactggagggtgtgggaggtatgatttcaaACTTgtagttcaatttcaatacacatTTGTACCTTTGAATTGCATAAACTGTCTTCTGACGCTTTGATTGTTTGGAAAACctgcagctgtgggcctacgaggttctgaagatgtacccaccggaAAATAAGTGCCCTGACTTGAGGACTCTCCCGCGCGCGCTGATATGGGGTCCCCCGCACAGAGGCCAGAAGAAATCAAAGGGGAGTCTCCAGGCTTTCAGAGTCTACCTCGACGAGCTATCGAGCACTCAGGTAAACAAAAATTCTGCTAGTAGACTTTACCTTGATATGCTGTAATGTTGTCGCTGATATCCCTTGTCTTGAATTTTTGATTGTATTGCAGATAGAGTGGAACCCATGGGGCGGAGCAGTGCCTGAGCCAGAGTATGTGGCGAGGAGCAGAGTAGTGACAGCGAGCCGGGTGCTGTTGGAGTCCGCCTTTGGGTGGCAGTGGTACTTAGGCGACCGGGTGACGCGACAGTCGCTGGGTTTGTCTGAGTTCCAGGTTCCGGGGCCACTTCCGCCTCATGCTTCGCACACGGATAGCTACACGCTCGCTGAGCTGCAGCGATTTACCACACCAGCGACTGACCTTGCTGCTTTCCTGAGGCCCGAGTGTGACTATGCTGTTTACCGAAGGCAGTACTTGGCGGGGCCACTCGGAGTGTTGACGCACAGGGCTGTAGTGAGTGAGGTTTTAGAGGCAGGGCTAGAGCATCGAGGTGCGAGCTCAAGACCGAGAGGAGAGACTCCTCGCTCAAGAGAGAGGACTAGCTATGCGGCTGTTGGAGGtttgcctcggctttcttggaccttAGCAGTGCGCGATGCGCAGGGAGAAGCCGCTACTATTCAGTTTGAGGCGGCCAGGACAGAGCCTGCACAGATCACCGGACCGGTAAGAAGTAGCTTCTGTTTGTACCATTCCCTTGCACTATATTTGAGCTGTATTctgaatttttgcaaaaaatgtatCTCAGGTGCCAGtagagtgggtggaggaggctgTGCGCTTGATGCTtgccatggagaaggagtttcatAAGATAGCAGGTGGCACTCCTTTGCAGTTGCACTATCCACCGGCGGTGACTCCAGCTCCTACACCAGCGTCGTCAAGACCTCATGTATAATCCCAGAAACTTGTTCCATTCCCGCTTTCGATACTAGATAGGCTTGCTTTCGATACACGATATGCTTGGTAGACCCACTCTTGATACTTTAAGATAGTTTCTGCTTTCAACATTTgaaatatacaatatgcacaatgtatactaaatgGTTGAATGAATTGACAATGTAGACACAAggtagggcggctcctaggcgAAAGACGGTATGGGGCCCTCCTTCGAAGAAGGCAACGACGGGCACCTCTACCACTCCAGCCGCTGCTAAGAGACAGACGAGCACTTCACGACCAGCGGCTAGCGTGCAGAGAGCTGTAGAGAGTGCGGTCCGCGTAGAGGAGAGATACCAGATGAAGCTAAGGGAGAGGCCGCGCCAGCAAGAGCCAGCtcagaagaagaggaaagagaCAACACCTCAAATCCTGGAGAGTGAGAgcgaggaggaagaggaagagaacgAGGAGTGCTTGCCTTTCAGTAGCAACTCCGATGACTCCGCCGATGACCCTGGGTACAAGAGGGACTCTATAGAGCTGGAGGAtgacgaggacgaggacgatgacgacgacgacTTTTACGAATGaggactatcactgagcctcatttactttactgtctttttgcttttgattcGGGTGTGCGTGCCCCCATAGATAGACTGTTGTGTAGGCAAGCGTGCCCTAGCTGACATTAGCAGGAGTAACATTGGGCCTGCGCCCGTTTTTGACTTTCGGGCGGATGTGCCACGTAGCTATGCTTTTGCTTGGGCCGTTTGAGCCTTGGCATACATGTTATTCCATCGTTGGATATTGATTAGTAGTATATAAAAGTTGCATCTTCTGGTCCCCCTGGCTTCTCAGCTTGCTCACCAATTTTCCTAGGCTTCTCAGCTCGCTGACCGACTTTTGATGCACCATCGAACCCTGTATCCAATTCCATTCCCCCCCGACTTCTCAGCTCGCTCACCAATATTTGATGCACCATCAAAGCATGCAGCCGATGCTGTACCACGTTTTCCAGACAGTCCGTTATTCCTAGCCTCTGGAAATGCCAGCTCACTAATTTTTGGTGCACCGTCGAAGCACGTAGCGGATTCTGCACCACAGTTTCCAAACAGTCCTTTATTCCTAGCCTCTAGAAATGTTAACTCACCAAGTTTTCGTGCACCGGTGAAGCCTGAATCTGATTCTGCGCTGCGCACAGTTGCTGACTACTCATGCATTCCTAGCATTTGGAAATGTCAGCTCACCAAATTACAGTGCTAATGCACCTCAACAATCTAATTCAGATGACAGGGAACGCCGACCAAACCTGAACTTATAAAGGATAAGCTGGTTTCAGAAGCAAGCCAAAGTTCGATCTTTATTTAAAAGCCTGCTTTCTTTAGAGGCTGTGTCGCATGGTGGTTTGTACTGAACCCCTGCCTTCGTGCATTTTGAGTCGGTGGCTTTGTGCTGTTATTAATCCACTGTATCGGATGTTGTAGTGTCGCAATGCCAAATGTAATTTCTGATCTGCTAATGGTTGATCTTTAATAAATGGGATGGTTGCTAGAAAAGGTTAGAGAGTATGAAATTCTTCAACTGAGAATCTCTTTTGACTTGGCCCTGTTTGGTTGCAGTTGTGAGTCTattttgagtttcttcttgCCTGGTTTGAAACCTGTTATCTGAAATGAACCCATTCCCCAGAAAAATCAGACATGTTTGTCTTTCTGGATTTAAGCACGCAGCCCTTGCCTTGAATGACATATATATAGGTAACAAGATTTTCTCCCTGCGAAAGGCAGGATAAGAAAATATTTATTGGTTTGAGATATGATTTCTTGTGGTGGGAAAGTAAACATGTAGATAAGCTGCTTCAGATATTAGCGACGTTGCTCTCTAACAACAGTCCCATTTAATGATCATGgcaatcataatttttattcAAGTCAATGAGTAATGTACTTGCGCAAATGGAGTGGTAGTCCAATAATAGGGCGCACCATGTACGCGTTGGACATGGAGTTCAAATCTTGGTAACTACAAGGACTTTCGCCGAGCAAAAAAGAAGAGTAATTTACTTGCATAAAATGTAATTCAAATATCTTGTCACCGATCAAATATATATCTTAATTTGCTTTCTAGATGAAGTTTTAAAACCTTTAACCGAATAAAGCAAAATTATACCGTAGATGACTTTTTTAGATGTGGGTGTTAGAAAACAAGTTTCCCTAGCCGTCATCCAAatgattttatattttcatatattaaaaaaaaacataacgaTCCTAAAAGTTGTGGCTTTCTTCTCTAATTGAAGAATCAATTGATTAATCAACCTGACTATGGTTACTACCCAAATCGGTACAGATTGTGTGTACAAATGCTGTCAAATAATCCAAttcatttataaattttaaaatactttttcgagtagtcttgtaaaaaattagttcaataaGATAATTGTAAGTGCATGTCTCCTGCTGAAGTTTTCTGCAGGCTTTGTTCCTGTATGTTTGGTTTTAAGATCGTCGCCCGAAAGATCAATTCTAGTAGTTTTCTTTGATGAATAtttaattttcccaaaaaagggGATTCATTTCACATAGAAGGTTTTTTTATCATCTTTTCTACGGCAAGTTTTCTGTATGTAAACGTGCGGTGAATGGCCCAGCAAGTTGTGGCAGGGAGAATTGGCCTTGTATTGTTCTCATTTAACCTTAGCTGGGCCTTGCTTTAGATTATACACCGGGTTTGTTGAAAAGTAAGCTTGATTGAGAATGAAAAACATATGTTTGGTACTATTAGTTTGGAGGCTTGGTTGCAAGCCAAAGAAGTCAGAAAGAGATTGCTTGAATTCAATAGGTGTTGCCAAGATTGATTTTGATAGCCAAGATATGCGTGGAGTTAAATGCTGAGAGGAAAAGCCTCTAAGCATGAGTTTAGAATAGTGCTCTCTTTGACCTATAAATTGGATGCTTTGCCacagaaaaagaggagagagagagagagagagaggggaacggGGACCCTCCATAGGTTTCCCCCACCAGTGTAGTGAGTTTGTGCGTGAGGAAGAGTGGGgagaaaagaaacagagagagtgAGGGGCGTGGGAGCAACTCCAGACGGGGGTCCTCCCTGATAAGTTATGTATTTGCATGTGCTTTGTTGTAAATCAATAGATAAGAGTTTGTTTAGTGCATGAATTTGTGCCGCTTTCACTTTCCAACAGGGTTGTCCCTTCGAGGGCgtccgataaaattggaacgatacAGAGATTATATATTGGATCTGGCAACCCGTTAGCCGTGCCACTGACAACATTATGTAATATAATGTAATGTTTGGGATGATATTAGCCTTTTTGCATGACAACTCCAATTAATCATCTATTGTATCTATGTTCTCACTTCTCATCTGACCTATTCGACAAGGATA
This genomic window contains:
- the LOC131334672 gene encoding uncharacterized protein LOC131334672 isoform X5, yielding MEAGKSPDWLPVGWTEEVKVKGDRKYKCYIDPLTGRKFYSKPQVSDYLRTVQHNSSALQQEKMGTISVSQHNTSELIGGETYLKEEEPQDVKALKRTSYKSKLLQTGSSMLPVEEVFQPLASDVSGKVAGMSPDWLPAGWTEHVKDNNGRKVKCYIDPLTGRKFYSKPQVSDYLRTVQRNSSALQQEKTGTVTVSQSNVVELSGDTTTLKAKGSKFRTRSCSKQSEMGFSNESVEHNTSEFTGGETNLKEEELQNVKALKRTSCKSKLSQTCSSMQPVEEVFQPLASDVSVKVAGMSPDWLPAGWTEHVKDNNGRKVKCYVDPLTGRKFYSKPQVSEYLKTVKPNGSASQQNKNADACELTGGKTTLKPTGSQFRTRSSKQIDMGFSIESAEKLKMDELNGGKTSLKEEKSHNDKTLKQTSCKSERKQTAKVAIESVTPDGLPPGWRKEIKIQKKANGTRKDTYYTDPVSGYVFFSQPDALRYLKTGDVKSCSMKPKKRDELGFLDNGTLAKMGELGVATNSQKVEGSQNVKITKRKSHTSNRKPVGSAEQPVEKGVIESVATEGLPPGWLQETYYTDPASGYVFFSLEDALRYLETGDFDKCTVKPKKRDMLGFFNEDTSVSPNVSGLTRVKNSLKQEGSQNGATPKATRRVTKQREMGFSKASIEKSNMDEITGGRTSLKQEGSQNVKTPKSTSRLSKQKINGHSKHSVENEMIERVTPDGLPPEWIKEVRIQKKANGTRKDTYYTDPVSGYVFLSQKDALRYLKSGDIRTCAKRPKKRDELGFLNEASSVSLPSVAATQKIGNHTPKRRLFAEFTAAGTENDDTRILETADAGGPRKRQRILEGELSPGTQNRFSRSLETADAGGPQKRQCTRKEKLSPGNAIEEGADKKESYDPTSSPPPITKGSKRKQGKRVRTGNSTVSKKKDKSTNSEATNKSNRKLETGASRSKRKKAVGVPSRSSSRLMRPKSKMVKSLEFAQEGERLRAEAERTRAEGEELVRETEAAERAQVDVAWARESAMAQAKARAQVTRAKFVAETYTPPESHVFVPSGFVRYVPHREDYNPELVLRDPEVHLSTTWSERRVATSRGHGGAANSLALYRGLPERVRRLVDEAGFGQFIPTLMQTKNDHAVLTALAERWQDTSNTFHFPVGEMTVTPLDFAAITGLRVGGEPIPFDTGIYRDEAALRWFLGRVPDRDGEMVKYEQFREYLKKIPTTQQEEEQMARAYLLYLFGASLYPNRRSKVHLSYLPALRDLSTASRFDWGGAALGTCYGFMGDFTRIKKAVAGYWRVWELWAYEVLKMYPPENKCPDLRTLPRALIWGPPHRGQKKSKGSLQAFRVYLDELSSTQIEWNPWGGAVPEPEYVARSRVVTASRVLLESAFGWQWYLGDRVTRQSLGLSEFQVPGPLPPHASHTDSYTLAELQRFTTPATDLAAFLRPECDYAVYRRQYLAGPLGVLTHRAVVSEVLEAGLEHRGASSRPRGETPRSRERTSYAAVGGLPRLSWTLAVRDAQGEAATIQFEAARTEPAQITGPVPVEWVEEAVRLMLAMEKEFHKIAGGTPLQLHYPPAVTPAPTPASSRPHTQGRAAPRRKTVWGPPSKKATTGTSTTPAAAKRQTSTSRPAASVQRAVESAVRVEERYQMKLRERPRQQEPAQKKRKETTPQILESESEEEEEENEECLPFSSNSDDSADDPGYKRDSIELEDDEDEDDDDDDFYE
- the LOC131334672 gene encoding uncharacterized protein LOC131334672 isoform X7; this encodes MEAGKSPDWLPVGWTEEVKVKGDRKYKCYIDPLTGRKFYSKPQVSDYLRTVQHNSSALQQEKMGTISVSQHNTSELIGGETYLKEEEPQDVKALKRTSYKSKLLQTGSSMLPVEEVFQPLASDVSGKVAGMSPDWLPAGWTEHVKDNNGRKVKCYIDPLTGRKFYSKPQVSDYLRTVQRNSSALQQEKTGTVTVSQSNVVELSGDTTTLKAKGSKFRTRSCSKQSEMGFSNESVEHNTSEFTGGETNLKEEELQNVKALKRTSCKSKLSQTCSSMQPVEEVFQPLASDVSVKVAGMSPDWLPAGWTEHVKDNNGRKVKCYVDPLTGRKFYSKPQVSEYLKTVKPNGSASQQNKNADACELTGGKTTLKPTGSQFRTRSSKQIDMGFSIESAEKLKMDELNGGKTSLKEEKSHNDKTLKQTSCKSERKQTAKVAIESVTPDGLPPGWRKEIKIQKKANGTRKDTYYTDPVSGYVFFSQPDALRYLKTGDVKSCSMKPKKRDELGFLDNGTLAKMGELGVATNSQKVEGSQNVKITKRKSHTSNRKPVGSAEQPVEKGVIESVATEGLPPGWLQETYYTDPASGYVFFSLEDALRYLETGDFDKCTVKPKKRDMLGFFNEDTSPNVSGLTRVKNSLKQEGSQNGATPKATRRVTKQREMGFSKASIEKSNMDEITGGRTSLKQEGSQNVKTPKSTSRLSKQKINGHSKHSVENEMIERVTPDGLPPEWIKEVRIQKKANGTRKDTYYTDPVSGYVFLSQKDALRYLKSGDIRTCAKRPKKRDELGFLNEASSVSLPSVAATQKIGNHTPKRRLFAEFTAAGTENDDTRILETADAGGPRKRQRILEGELSPGTQNRFSRSLETADAGGPQKRQCTRKEKLSPGNAIEEGADKKESYDPTSSPPPITKGSKRKQGKRVRTGNSTVSKKKDKSTNSEATNKSNRKLETGASRSKRKKAVGVPSRSSSRLMRPKSKMVKSLEFAQEGERLRAEAERTRAEGEELVRETEAAERAQVDVAWARESAMAQAKARAQVTRAKFVAETYTPPESHVFVPSGFVRYVPHREDYNPELVLRDPEVHLSTTWSERRVATSRGHGGAANSLALYRGLPERVRRLVDEAGFGQFIPTLMQTKNDHAVLTALAERWQDTSNTFHFPVGEMTVTPLDFAAITGLRVGGEPIPFDTGIYRDEAALRWFLGRVPDRDGEMVKYEQFREYLKKIPTTQQEEEQMARAYLLYLFGASLYPNRRSKVHLSYLPALRDLSTASRFDWGGAALGTCYGFMGDFTRIKKAVAGYWRVWELWAYEVLKMYPPENKCPDLRTLPRALIWGPPHRGQKKSKGSLQAFRVYLDELSSTQIEWNPWGGAVPEPEYVARSRVVTASRVLLESAFGWQWYLGDRVTRQSLGLSEFQVPGPLPPHASHTDSYTLAELQRFTTPATDLAAFLRPECDYAVYRRQYLAGPLGVLTHRAVVSEVLEAGLEHRGASSRPRGETPRSRERTSYAAVGGLPRLSWTLAVRDAQGEAATIQFEAARTEPAQITGPVPVEWVEEAVRLMLAMEKEFHKIAGGTPLQLHYPPAVTPAPTPASSRPHTQGRAAPRRKTVWGPPSKKATTGTSTTPAAAKRQTSTSRPAASVQRAVESAVRVEERYQMKLRERPRQQEPAQKKRKETTPQILESESEEEEEENEECLPFSSNSDDSADDPGYKRDSIELEDDEDEDDDDDDFYE